From Actinosynnema mirum DSM 43827, a single genomic window includes:
- a CDS encoding phosphopantetheine-binding protein has product MWDQRFEEILRKHLPFAEPGDELAEDADLRDLGLDSLAMVDLLADLEKGFAVRFRDDALKAETFRTPSTLWAALSGLLEPSA; this is encoded by the coding sequence ATGTGGGACCAGCGTTTCGAGGAAATCCTGCGCAAGCACCTGCCGTTCGCCGAGCCGGGCGACGAGCTGGCCGAGGACGCGGACCTGCGCGACCTCGGCCTGGACTCGCTGGCGATGGTGGACCTGCTGGCGGACCTGGAGAAGGGCTTCGCGGTGCGCTTCCGCGACGACGCCCTGAAGGCCGAGACGTTCCGCACCCCGAGCACGCTGTGGGCGGCGCTGTCGGGGTTGCTGGAGCCGTCGGCCTGA
- a CDS encoding AMP-binding protein, translating to MVREVFARAQESVGTLHEFLLAGARLTPDAPAVVECVNGEVGTISYRQLERRVTALAARLDELGLDVGDRVILESDTTPWSIAALLACSTLGLTYIPVSPETPAQRLRAIVDTVEPALHLQSDTGRREGLPESIGLARFGPDGLAVDREPPPRVRRRREITPADPAYMIFTSGTTGRPKGVVMSHRAILAFFRGMLAHGIVSAEDRVATTPPLQFDFSLLDIGLALGSGASVVPVPRDLLRWPRRFLQFLHDSRATQVDGVPSIWRPVLKHETELLAELGGGIKGILYSGEKFPLPELRTLREVLPGLRIVNCFGSSESVAASFTDVPDPLGPDVEELSIGHAHPGAEMTLIDDEDGGAVSEVGAVGHIHLRSGALFTAYWDDPEATARALVPDPLNPRSGQVVFRTGDLGRLGEDGELYFVGRADSQVKIRGNRVELGEIERRATDFPGVAAATAVLLPIAEREPVLVLYVTLSSGVAELEELELKAFCMEALPDYMVPQKVQVLDELPTTANGKVDRAALLARSGKR from the coding sequence ATGGTCCGAGAAGTGTTCGCGCGCGCGCAGGAATCAGTCGGGACGCTGCACGAATTCCTGCTCGCGGGAGCTCGGCTGACCCCGGACGCGCCCGCGGTCGTCGAGTGCGTCAACGGTGAGGTCGGCACGATCTCCTACCGGCAGCTGGAGCGCCGGGTCACCGCGCTCGCCGCCCGGCTGGACGAGCTGGGGCTGGACGTCGGCGACCGGGTGATCCTGGAGTCCGACACCACGCCCTGGTCCATCGCCGCCCTCCTGGCGTGCTCGACGCTCGGCCTGACCTACATCCCGGTCAGCCCCGAGACCCCCGCGCAGCGCCTGCGCGCCATCGTCGACACCGTCGAGCCCGCCCTGCACCTCCAGTCCGACACCGGCCGCCGCGAGGGCCTCCCCGAGTCGATCGGGCTCGCCCGGTTCGGCCCGGACGGCCTCGCCGTCGACCGCGAGCCGCCGCCCCGCGTCCGGCGCCGCAGGGAGATCACCCCCGCCGACCCGGCCTACATGATCTTCACCTCGGGCACCACCGGCCGCCCCAAGGGCGTCGTGATGAGCCACCGCGCGATCCTCGCGTTCTTCCGCGGGATGCTCGCCCACGGCATCGTCTCCGCCGAGGACCGGGTCGCCACCACCCCGCCGCTCCAGTTCGACTTCTCCCTGCTGGACATCGGCCTCGCGCTCGGCAGCGGCGCGTCCGTCGTCCCGGTGCCCCGCGACCTGCTGCGCTGGCCGCGCCGGTTCCTCCAGTTCCTGCACGACTCGCGCGCCACCCAGGTCGACGGCGTCCCGTCGATCTGGCGCCCCGTCCTCAAGCACGAGACCGAGCTGCTCGCCGAACTGGGCGGCGGGATCAAGGGCATCCTCTACTCCGGCGAGAAGTTCCCGCTGCCCGAGCTGCGGACCCTGCGCGAGGTGCTGCCGGGCCTGCGGATCGTCAACTGCTTCGGCAGCTCCGAGTCCGTCGCCGCCTCCTTCACCGACGTCCCCGACCCGCTCGGCCCGGACGTGGAGGAGCTGTCCATCGGGCACGCCCACCCCGGCGCCGAGATGACCCTGATCGACGACGAGGACGGCGGCGCGGTCTCCGAGGTCGGCGCCGTCGGCCACATCCACCTGCGCAGCGGCGCCCTGTTCACCGCCTACTGGGACGACCCCGAGGCCACCGCCCGCGCCCTGGTGCCCGACCCGCTCAACCCGCGCTCCGGCCAGGTCGTGTTCCGCACCGGCGACCTCGGCCGCCTCGGCGAGGACGGCGAGCTGTACTTCGTCGGGCGCGCCGACTCCCAGGTCAAGATCCGGGGCAACCGGGTGGAGCTGGGCGAGATCGAGCGCCGCGCCACCGACTTCCCCGGCGTCGCGGCGGCCACCGCCGTGCTGCTGCCCATCGCCGAGCGGGAACCGGTGCTGGTGCTGTACGTGACCCTCTCGTCGGGCGTCGCCGAGCTGGAGGAGCTGGAGCTCAAGGCGTTCTGCATGGAGGCGCTGCCGGACTACATGGTGCCGCAGAAGGTCCAGGTGCTCGACGAGCTGCCCACCACCGCCAACGGCAAGGTCGACCGGGCCGCGCTGCTCGCCAGGAGCGGCAAGCGCTGA
- a CDS encoding AMP-binding protein, with protein MALRETDPVLHARFLRGLAANPDGVALRLPDGREVAYRELHELALSWAGALWAAGSPPVVGVLAGKTLESYAGLLAVLYSGATAVPLHPEFPASRTRRMLDAAGVSALLVDEAGLTALEALGPESAIPVHAPLAAHVGDHKFLPGADPLDAPVDVRPESTAYVLFTSGSTGRPKGVPTTHASADHYFSVIEERFDFTSADRFSQSFDLNFDCAVFDLFCAWGAGAQLHPIPGTAYRDLPAFVAERGLTVWFSTPSAITLVRRLGGLGAGSMPGLRWSLFAGEALRQADAQDWLAAASGSGLENIYGPTELTITITGHRWGPDSPSLCLNGLTPIGEVHAGHDWLLLGEDGEPDGVEGELCVTGAQLTAGYLDPSDDVGRFLEHGGRRWYRTGDRVRRHPDGTLVYLGRLDSQVQLAGWRVELAEVEHALRGCDGVLDAVAVTRQAGDGLELVVYYTGSPTPARLLSRELRDVLPKGMVPRDYRHVAEFPLNSNRKVDRGELTRMAAS; from the coding sequence ATGGCCCTGCGCGAGACCGACCCCGTGCTGCACGCGCGCTTCCTGCGCGGGCTGGCCGCCAACCCGGACGGGGTGGCGCTGCGGCTGCCGGACGGGCGGGAGGTCGCCTACCGGGAGCTGCACGAGCTGGCCCTGTCCTGGGCCGGGGCGCTGTGGGCGGCGGGCAGCCCGCCGGTGGTGGGCGTGCTGGCGGGCAAGACCCTGGAGTCGTACGCGGGCCTGCTCGCGGTGCTCTACTCCGGGGCGACCGCCGTGCCGCTGCACCCGGAGTTCCCGGCCTCCCGCACCCGCAGGATGCTCGACGCGGCCGGGGTGTCCGCGCTGCTGGTGGACGAGGCGGGGCTGACCGCGCTGGAGGCCCTGGGCCCCGAGTCGGCGATCCCGGTGCACGCGCCGCTGGCCGCGCACGTCGGGGACCACAAGTTCCTGCCCGGCGCCGACCCGCTGGACGCGCCGGTCGACGTGCGCCCGGAGTCGACCGCCTACGTGCTGTTCACCTCCGGCTCGACCGGCCGCCCCAAGGGCGTGCCGACCACGCACGCGAGCGCCGACCACTACTTCTCCGTGATCGAGGAGCGGTTCGACTTCACGTCGGCCGACCGGTTCTCCCAGTCGTTCGACCTGAACTTCGACTGCGCGGTGTTCGACCTGTTCTGCGCCTGGGGCGCGGGCGCGCAGCTGCACCCGATCCCCGGCACGGCCTACCGGGACCTGCCCGCGTTCGTGGCCGAGCGGGGCCTGACGGTGTGGTTCTCCACCCCGTCGGCGATCACGCTGGTGCGCCGCCTGGGCGGGCTCGGCGCGGGGTCGATGCCGGGGCTGCGGTGGAGCCTGTTCGCGGGCGAGGCGCTGCGCCAGGCCGACGCGCAGGACTGGTTGGCGGCGGCGTCCGGGTCGGGGTTGGAGAACATCTACGGCCCCACCGAGCTGACCATCACCATCACCGGCCACCGCTGGGGCCCGGACTCGCCGTCGTTGTGCCTGAACGGGCTCACCCCGATCGGCGAGGTGCACGCGGGCCACGACTGGCTGCTGCTGGGCGAGGACGGCGAGCCGGACGGCGTGGAGGGCGAGCTGTGCGTGACCGGCGCGCAGCTCACCGCGGGCTACCTGGACCCGTCAGACGACGTGGGCCGGTTCCTGGAGCACGGCGGGCGCCGCTGGTACCGCACCGGCGACCGGGTGCGCAGGCACCCGGACGGCACGCTGGTGTACCTGGGCAGGCTGGACTCGCAGGTGCAGCTGGCCGGGTGGCGGGTGGAGCTGGCCGAGGTGGAGCACGCGCTGCGCGGGTGCGACGGGGTGCTCGACGCGGTCGCGGTGACCAGGCAGGCCGGGGACGGGCTGGAGCTGGTGGTCTACTACACCGGGTCGCCGACGCCCGCGCGGCTGCTGTCGCGGGAGCTGCGGGACGTGCTGCCCAAGGGCATGGTGCCGCGCGACTACCGGCACGTGGCGGAGTTCCCGCTCAACTCCAACCGCAAGGTGGACCGGGGCGAGCTGACCCGGATGGCCGCGAGCTGA
- a CDS encoding ACP S-malonyltransferase: MSVPTAIAFPGMGPVQFADVAKFMLVNPFARELVGVADEVLGVDLFAALRESGSDYSAAAQVGFLVNCLALARWAEHEHGFAPELVTGASFGGKAAAVHSGAISAEEGIWLTAELVRVETEYFTAEHGDVVTLSFARTPQDVLDAALAELDDWHELSCRVDVDFAMVSLKRDKVGWFSDRLRAAGGLPLYEMDPPLHVSLFGGLRDRIERELLSQVTFRDPAVPVVADQDGSVRTTAEGVRAVLLDGVVRTVRWPSVVGTLRERGVERLCVAGQDSLFGRVACTRDNFEVLAATPRLATRPYKRPALV, encoded by the coding sequence ATGAGCGTGCCGACCGCGATCGCGTTCCCCGGCATGGGGCCGGTGCAGTTCGCCGACGTCGCGAAGTTCATGCTGGTCAACCCGTTCGCGCGCGAGCTGGTGGGCGTGGCGGACGAGGTGCTGGGCGTCGACCTGTTCGCCGCGCTGCGCGAGAGCGGCTCGGACTACTCGGCGGCGGCGCAGGTGGGGTTCCTGGTGAACTGCCTGGCGCTGGCCCGGTGGGCCGAGCACGAGCACGGGTTCGCGCCGGAGCTGGTGACCGGGGCGAGCTTCGGCGGCAAGGCCGCGGCGGTCCACTCCGGGGCGATCAGCGCCGAGGAGGGCATCTGGCTGACGGCCGAGCTGGTGCGGGTGGAGACCGAGTACTTCACCGCCGAGCACGGCGACGTGGTGACGCTGTCGTTCGCCCGCACCCCGCAGGACGTGCTGGACGCGGCGCTGGCGGAGCTGGACGACTGGCACGAGCTGTCGTGCCGGGTGGACGTGGACTTCGCGATGGTCTCGCTCAAGCGCGACAAGGTGGGCTGGTTCTCCGACCGGTTGCGCGCGGCGGGCGGGCTGCCGCTGTACGAGATGGACCCGCCGCTGCACGTGAGCCTGTTCGGCGGGCTGCGCGACCGGATCGAGCGGGAGCTGCTGTCCCAGGTGACGTTCCGCGACCCGGCAGTGCCGGTGGTGGCCGACCAGGACGGGTCGGTGCGCACCACCGCCGAGGGCGTGCGGGCGGTGCTGCTCGACGGCGTGGTGCGGACGGTGCGGTGGCCGTCGGTGGTGGGGACGCTGCGCGAGCGCGGCGTGGAGCGGCTGTGCGTGGCGGGGCAGGACTCGCTGTTCGGGCGGGTCGCCTGCACCAGGGACAACTTCGAGGTGCTGGCGGCGACGCCACGACTGGCCACGCGGCCGTACAAGCGGCCCGCGCTGGTCTGA
- a CDS encoding pyridoxal phosphate-dependent aminotransferase: MAVRKISPNLALDHLVSLRQAAGEPIVHLGFGESRLPVFPGLVERLAEGADRNSYGPVPGAPGVLRAFAEYCARRSLPTDPDQVVVAPGSKALLLALQLVVPGDVLLAQPCWVTYAPQAVLAGKRVFGVPVPAECGGVPDPDALRERVRQARAEGGDPRIVVLTSPDNPTGTTATADLVRRICAVAEEEDLLLVSDEIYRDVLHDPGFEYLSPAEVSPSRTVVITGLSKSLALGGWRIGAARFPADEAGRRMRADVASVASEVWSTLAGPMQAVAEYAFDEPAELVARRDADARLHGAVARAVWRIAEDAGALTRPPTGGFYVYPDFEPLREPLARRGVVDGETLQAHLFTESGVAVLAGVHFGDDARALRFRAATSVLYGSTREEQHAAMAAADPTAVPHVAESLAAIEQAFTKLSAG; encoded by the coding sequence GTGGCCGTCCGGAAGATCTCGCCCAACCTGGCGCTGGACCACCTGGTCTCGCTGCGCCAGGCCGCCGGTGAGCCGATCGTGCACCTGGGGTTCGGCGAATCGCGCCTGCCCGTGTTCCCCGGCCTGGTGGAGCGGCTCGCCGAGGGCGCGGACCGCAACTCCTACGGTCCGGTGCCCGGCGCGCCGGGCGTGCTGCGGGCGTTCGCCGAGTACTGCGCGCGGCGGTCGCTGCCGACCGACCCCGACCAGGTGGTCGTCGCCCCCGGCAGCAAGGCGCTGCTGCTGGCGCTGCAGCTGGTCGTGCCCGGCGACGTGCTGCTGGCGCAGCCGTGCTGGGTGACGTACGCGCCGCAGGCGGTGCTGGCGGGCAAGCGGGTGTTCGGGGTGCCGGTGCCCGCCGAGTGCGGCGGCGTCCCGGACCCGGACGCGCTGCGCGAGCGGGTGCGGCAGGCGCGCGCCGAGGGCGGTGACCCGCGCATCGTCGTCCTCACCTCGCCGGACAACCCCACCGGCACCACCGCCACGGCGGACCTGGTGCGGCGGATCTGCGCCGTCGCCGAGGAGGAGGACCTCCTGCTGGTGTCCGACGAGATCTACCGGGACGTGCTCCACGACCCCGGCTTCGAGTACCTCAGCCCCGCCGAGGTGTCGCCCTCGCGCACCGTCGTCATCACCGGGCTGAGCAAGAGCCTGGCGCTGGGCGGCTGGCGGATCGGCGCGGCCCGCTTCCCCGCCGACGAGGCCGGGCGGCGGATGCGCGCGGACGTGGCGTCGGTGGCCAGCGAGGTGTGGTCGACGCTGGCGGGCCCGATGCAGGCGGTCGCCGAGTACGCGTTCGACGAGCCCGCCGAGCTGGTGGCGCGGCGCGACGCCGACGCGCGGCTGCACGGCGCGGTGGCGCGGGCGGTGTGGCGGATCGCCGAGGACGCGGGCGCGCTGACCCGGCCGCCCACGGGCGGGTTCTACGTGTACCCGGACTTCGAGCCGCTGCGCGAGCCGCTGGCCCGGCGCGGGGTCGTGGACGGCGAGACGCTGCAGGCGCACCTGTTCACCGAGTCCGGGGTGGCGGTGCTGGCGGGCGTGCACTTCGGCGACGACGCGCGGGCGCTGCGGTTCCGGGCGGCGACGAGCGTGCTGTACGGCAGCACCCGCGAGGAGCAGCACGCGGCGATGGCCGCGGCGGACCCGACGGCCGTGCCGCACGTGGCCGAGTCGCTGGCCGCGATCGAGCAGGCGTTCACCAAGCTGAGCGCGGGCTGA
- a CDS encoding KamA family radical SAM protein, with the protein MSLPLAVLPEAPRFRSLGPHHVDEVAARYAPRADLMEAVRVISQVLPFRVNEYVLSHLIDWARVPNDPIFQLVFPQRGMLAEDDERELADLLRAKDKRGLRLAVERVRGGLNPHPAGQKELNVPMLDGEVLPGVQHKYRETALYFPQQGQTCHAYCTYCFRWAQFVGDADLRFAAPGPELLVRYLRQHPAVTDVLVTGGDPMIMSTERLRSHLEPLLAVDTVRTIRIGTKSVAYWPHRFTTDPDADEVLRLFERVVASGRSLAVMAHFSHPRELETDQARAALARIRATGAVVYCQAPLIKHVNDDSRVWADMWRGELSAGLVPYYMFVERDTGPREYFKVPLARAVDIFQGAYRTLPGLARTVRGPSMSATPGKVLVDGVEDAPDGKHFRLRMVQARVPELVGRPFRARFSETASWLNELEIDPSTPADLLAAVTSAVPKSAPQTAALG; encoded by the coding sequence ATGTCCCTGCCGCTCGCCGTTCTCCCGGAGGCGCCCCGCTTCCGGTCGTTGGGGCCCCACCACGTCGACGAGGTCGCGGCCAGGTACGCGCCGCGCGCGGACCTGATGGAGGCGGTGCGGGTCATCTCGCAGGTGCTGCCGTTCCGGGTCAACGAGTACGTGCTCTCGCACCTGATCGACTGGGCCCGCGTGCCGAACGACCCGATCTTCCAGCTGGTGTTCCCGCAGCGCGGGATGCTGGCCGAGGACGACGAGCGCGAGCTGGCCGACCTGCTGCGCGCCAAGGACAAGCGCGGGCTGCGGCTGGCCGTGGAGCGGGTGCGCGGCGGGCTGAACCCGCACCCGGCCGGGCAGAAGGAGCTCAACGTCCCGATGCTGGACGGGGAGGTGCTGCCGGGCGTGCAGCACAAGTACCGGGAGACGGCGCTGTACTTCCCGCAGCAGGGCCAGACCTGCCACGCCTACTGCACCTACTGCTTCCGCTGGGCGCAGTTCGTCGGCGACGCGGACCTGCGGTTCGCCGCGCCCGGCCCGGAGCTGCTGGTGCGCTACCTGCGCCAGCACCCGGCGGTGACCGACGTGCTGGTCACCGGCGGCGACCCGATGATCATGAGCACCGAGCGGCTGCGCTCGCACCTGGAGCCGCTGCTGGCGGTGGACACCGTGCGCACGATCCGGATCGGCACGAAGTCGGTGGCCTACTGGCCGCACCGCTTCACCACCGACCCGGACGCGGACGAGGTGCTGCGCCTGTTCGAGCGCGTGGTGGCCTCGGGCCGCTCGCTGGCGGTGATGGCGCACTTCAGCCACCCGCGCGAGCTGGAGACCGACCAGGCCCGCGCGGCGCTCGCCCGGATCAGGGCGACCGGCGCGGTCGTCTACTGCCAGGCGCCGCTGATCAAGCACGTCAACGACGACTCGCGGGTGTGGGCCGACATGTGGCGCGGCGAGCTGTCCGCGGGCCTGGTGCCCTACTACATGTTCGTCGAGCGCGACACCGGTCCCCGCGAGTACTTCAAGGTGCCGCTGGCCCGCGCGGTCGACATCTTCCAGGGCGCCTACCGGACGCTGCCGGGCCTGGCGCGCACGGTGCGCGGCCCGAGCATGTCCGCCACGCCCGGCAAGGTGCTGGTCGACGGCGTCGAGGACGCCCCGGACGGCAAGCACTTCCGGCTGCGCATGGTGCAGGCGCGCGTCCCCGAGCTGGTGGGCCGCCCGTTCCGGGCCCGGTTCTCGGAGACCGCGTCGTGGCTGAACGAGCTGGAGATCGACCCGTCGACGCCCGCCGACCTGCTGGCCGCCGTGACCAGCGCGGTCCCGAAGAGCGCGCCGCAGACCGCGGCGCTCGGCTGA
- a CDS encoding cytochrome P450 — translation MTETQQVRTYPFSEELGIHVDPIYAELRSAEPVNRVQMPYGEVSWLTLGYEDTKTVLTDPRFSRAAAQGQDQPRLREEMAYEGIVGLDPPDHTRLRKLAGKALTARRVNAMRPHAVRIAEKCADDMIAHGSPVDLVEHFALPFPIAVICDLIGVPFEDRGKFRVWTDGLTNTAKPVMSQAEELFAYMATLVAQRREEPTDDLLTALVRARDDEDQLTEQELLSIASVGLLLTGSEAVSTHIPNFLYALLTSPEHYEQLKAEPELIPAAVEEMLRFIPLNPAALFPRYATEDVKLGTIVVREGEPILASIPGANRDPEVFAEPEKMDFTRESNPHVAFGHGPHHCLGAQLARMELQVMLEVITTKFPNLRLAEGDEGVEWKRGLLVRGPKKLRVAW, via the coding sequence ATGACAGAAACCCAGCAGGTCCGGACCTACCCGTTCAGCGAGGAACTGGGTATCCACGTCGATCCCATCTACGCCGAGCTGCGCAGCGCGGAGCCCGTCAACCGGGTGCAGATGCCCTACGGCGAGGTCTCCTGGTTGACCCTCGGGTACGAAGACACCAAGACCGTGCTGACCGACCCGCGCTTCAGCCGGGCGGCGGCGCAGGGCCAGGACCAGCCCCGGTTGCGCGAGGAGATGGCGTACGAGGGCATCGTGGGCCTCGACCCGCCGGACCACACCCGCCTGCGCAAGCTCGCGGGCAAGGCGCTGACCGCCCGGCGCGTCAACGCCATGCGCCCCCACGCGGTGCGCATCGCGGAGAAGTGCGCCGACGACATGATCGCCCACGGCTCGCCCGTCGACCTGGTCGAGCACTTCGCGCTGCCCTTCCCGATCGCCGTCATCTGCGACCTCATCGGCGTGCCCTTCGAGGACCGGGGCAAGTTCCGGGTCTGGACCGACGGCCTGACCAACACGGCCAAGCCGGTCATGTCCCAGGCCGAGGAGCTGTTCGCGTACATGGCCACCCTGGTGGCCCAGCGCCGCGAGGAGCCCACCGACGACCTGCTCACCGCCCTGGTGCGCGCCCGCGACGACGAGGACCAGCTCACCGAGCAGGAGCTGCTCTCGATCGCGAGCGTCGGCCTGCTGCTGACCGGGTCCGAGGCCGTCTCCACGCACATCCCGAACTTCCTGTACGCCCTGCTCACCAGCCCCGAGCACTACGAGCAGCTCAAGGCCGAGCCCGAGCTGATCCCGGCCGCCGTGGAGGAGATGCTGCGGTTCATCCCGCTCAACCCGGCCGCGCTGTTCCCCCGCTACGCCACCGAGGACGTCAAGCTCGGCACCATCGTCGTCCGCGAGGGCGAGCCGATCCTGGCCTCGATCCCCGGAGCCAACCGCGACCCGGAGGTCTTCGCCGAGCCGGAGAAGATGGACTTCACCCGCGAGTCGAACCCGCACGTCGCGTTCGGCCACGGCCCGCACCACTGCCTCGGCGCGCAGCTCGCCCGCATGGAGCTCCAGGTCATGCTGGAGGTCATCACCACCAAGTTCCCGAACCTGCGCCTCGCCGAGGGCGACGAGGGCGTGGAGTGGAAGCGCGGCCTGCTGGTGCGCGGCCCGAAGAAGCTGCGGGTGGCCTGGTGA
- a CDS encoding ferredoxin, whose product MNHTTEATSWSVAVDRAACIGTGVCVSTSPEHLEIRDGKAAARATETGPAQYLLDAADMCPMAAITVTETATGRVLAPEE is encoded by the coding sequence GTGAACCACACCACCGAGGCCACCTCCTGGTCGGTCGCCGTCGACCGCGCGGCCTGCATCGGCACCGGCGTGTGCGTGAGCACCTCGCCGGAGCACCTGGAGATCCGCGACGGCAAGGCCGCCGCCCGCGCGACCGAGACCGGTCCCGCGCAGTACCTGCTCGACGCGGCGGACATGTGCCCCATGGCCGCGATCACCGTCACCGAGACGGCCACGGGCCGGGTGCTCGCACCCGAGGAGTAA